A portion of the Homalodisca vitripennis isolate AUS2020 chromosome 2, UT_GWSS_2.1, whole genome shotgun sequence genome contains these proteins:
- the LOC124354705 gene encoding LOW QUALITY PROTEIN: solute carrier family 52, riboflavin transporter, member 3-A (The sequence of the model RefSeq protein was modified relative to this genomic sequence to represent the inferred CDS: inserted 1 base in 1 codon) translates to MSTASNNAKDTPTPGISESSSLLGETLASPSEPEMKLNKCWDSSRRLQVDVLAGLFGISAWLSINAMFTQLPILVQTAPEGWNLPSYLSILIQAGNFGAILYTFSEKYFPRLVAETKLIYFMLLLGSLSLILMAFYYNYTLVVFGQLHSIILFILTFCIALVGCTSSVLFIPFMNHYPEVYLISYMVGEGLSGFVPSIISLIQGVGGNPSCVNETTSAGEIIMVPHTXPPLFSTTVFFSLIFSIMVVSAISFFLLNNLPSCKSQKVRKPPNRINSAPVPESPTLNLYSEPDVLVTSKENRTSISPYVFLIMITVLSLFANGALPSIQSYSCLPYGNVAYHFAVNLGSMANPVACFLAYFVPQPSPKWIFSLFFISGLATCYIFTTAFLSPHPPLQDSLLGIVTIVFIWVSSSGLLSYVKMWVATFFRREGGRGLHWYGAMTQLGAAIGSAIMFYLINYLNLFTSYDPCR, encoded by the exons ATGAGTACTGCTTCTAACAACGCGAAGGATACTCCAACTCCAGG GATATCCGAATCCTCTTCCCTGCTAGGAGAAACGCTGGCAAGTCCGTCCGAGCCAGAGATGAAACTCAACAAGTGTTGGGATAGCAGTCGTCGCCTGCAG GTGGATGTGCTGGCTGGGCTGTTTGGCATCAGTGCATGGTTGTCCATCAATGCCATGTTCACTCAGCTGCCGATCCTAGTCCAGACTGCCCCGGAGGGCTGGAACCTCCCATCTTACCTTTCCATTCTGATCCAAGCTGGAAATTTTGGTGCTATATTGTACACTTTTTCCGAGAAGTACTTTCCCAGGCTCGTCGCTGAAACCAAACTCATCTACTTCATGCTTCTTCTCGGATCCTTATCGCTCATATTGATGGCCTTCTATTACAACTACACCCTGGTGGTGTTTGGTCAATTGCATAGCATCATTCTGTTCATCCTGACCTTCTGCATAGCTCTTGTTGGCTGCACCAGTTCTGTGTTGTTCATCCCCTTCATGAATCACTATCCTGAGGTCTATCTGATCTCGTACATGGTGGGAGAAGGTCTCAGTGGGTTTGTGCCCAGTATAATCTCTCTCATACAAGGTGTCGGGGGCAACCCATCTTGTGTCAATGAAACCACTTCGGCCGGTGAAATCATCATGGTTCCCCATA TCCCCCCACTATTTTCTACGACTGtatttttctctttaatattCTCTATCATGGTTGTCAGTGCGATATCATTTTTCTTACTCAACAATCTCCCCTCATGTAAGAGTCAAAAAGTAAGAAAACCTCCAAACAGAATTAATTCTGCCCCCGTGCCTGAATCTCCTACACTCAATTTGTATTCAGAACCAGATGTCTTAGTAACTAGCAAAGAAAACAGAACATCAATTAGCCCTTACGTTTTCCTTATCATGATTACTGTGTTGTCTCTGTTCGCTAATGGTGCACTACCTAGTATTCAGTCCTACTCGTGTTTACCGTATGGTAATGTAGCGTACCATTTTGCTGTCAACCTTGGAAGCATGGCTAACCCAGTTGCCTGCTTCTTGGCATACTTTGTACCACAACCATCTCCAAAATGGATTTTCTCCCTATTTTTCATCTCCGGTTTAGCCacatgttacatttttacaactGCATTTCTCAGTCCACATCCTCCATTACAGGACTCACTCCTAGGGATTGTCACCATT GTGTTCATCTGGGTCTCAAGTTCCGGACTACTGTCTTATGTGAAGATGTGGGTTGCAACATTTTTCAGACGTGAAGGTGGCCGTGGATTACACTGGTATGGAGCCATGACACAGCTTGGTGCTGCCATTGGCTCAGCCATCATGTTCTACCTCATCAACTACCTGAACCTCTTCACTTCCTATGACCCTTGTCGGTAA